In Streptomyces sp. NBC_01717, one DNA window encodes the following:
- a CDS encoding LysR family transcriptional regulator, with protein MIEARHLRVLRAVAATGSFSAAARELGCTQPAVSQQMKALESSAGTPLLIRTGREMRLTQAGEALVRHASGILAGLTAAEEEIAAIAGLRAGRVRLVSFPSGSSTLVPGALAALRAAHPGTRVSLVEAEPPRSVEMLREGDCDIALAFRYGTSGAEWDDLVVRPLLTDRLIGLVPEGHRLAGADAVGIGELADESWIAGCPRCRRQLVEVCEESGFTPRIDFATDDYPAVIGLVGAGLGVAVLPELAIESVRPKGARTVTVEPAVEREIVALTLPDLAQVPAVAATLDQLSLAAAR; from the coding sequence GTGATCGAAGCCCGTCATCTCCGTGTCCTGCGCGCCGTGGCCGCCACCGGTTCGTTCTCCGCCGCCGCGCGTGAACTGGGTTGCACCCAGCCCGCGGTCAGCCAGCAGATGAAGGCCCTGGAGTCCTCCGCGGGCACCCCGCTGCTGATCCGCACAGGTCGCGAGATGAGGCTCACGCAGGCGGGTGAGGCGCTTGTACGTCACGCCTCCGGCATCCTGGCCGGGCTGACCGCCGCCGAGGAGGAGATCGCCGCGATCGCCGGGCTGCGGGCCGGTCGGGTCCGGCTCGTCTCGTTCCCCAGTGGCAGCTCCACCCTGGTTCCCGGCGCCCTCGCCGCCCTCCGCGCCGCCCACCCCGGTACGAGGGTCTCCCTGGTCGAGGCCGAGCCGCCGCGCTCGGTCGAGATGCTCCGGGAGGGGGACTGCGACATCGCGCTGGCGTTCCGCTACGGCACCTCCGGCGCCGAATGGGACGACCTGGTCGTACGTCCGCTGCTCACCGACCGGCTGATCGGCCTCGTCCCCGAGGGGCACCGGCTGGCCGGCGCGGATGCGGTGGGGATCGGTGAACTGGCCGACGAGTCCTGGATCGCGGGCTGCCCGCGCTGCCGCCGTCAACTGGTGGAGGTCTGCGAGGAGTCCGGCTTCACCCCCCGGATCGACTTCGCCACCGACGACTACCCGGCGGTGATCGGCCTGGTCGGCGCCGGCCTGGGGGTGGCCGTGCTGCCGGAGCTGGCGATCGAATCGGTACGTCCCAAAGGGGCCCGCACCGTGACGGTGGAGCCGGCGGTCGAGCGTGAGATCGTCGCGCTCACGCTCCCGGACCTGGCCCAGGTCCCGGCCGTCGCGGCCACGCTGGACCAGCTTTCCCTGGCGGCCGCCCGCTAG